The following coding sequences are from one Treponema parvum window:
- a CDS encoding sugar phosphate isomerase/epimerase family protein, translating to MKIGTMTSQFRQGRHDDPPTSYIEQLRFCKEAGYSVIDLNMCAMSDGSTELNKDDWERSANEIRMTAEKLSLVFSQSHPPYRKTKGGAAYEGEEEEHYRMLTERSLKISAIAGVKWAVLHPGTELGDDMLDIDANIELNHQLNDSFVELAEKLGIGIAFENMRDTANFRRFGSSAEELTSLVDSYKSTRVGACWDFGHANRNMHDQKRAIKLLGKRLKATHVNDNSGNILDEHTIPFMGNIDWKSAVSALREINYEGDLIYELSVTKNMPMELKVETMKFAKKIGEYLLLL from the coding sequence ATGAAAATAGGAACGATGACTTCACAGTTCAGGCAGGGAAGGCATGACGACCCGCCCACAAGCTACATAGAGCAGCTTAGGTTCTGTAAAGAGGCGGGATATTCGGTAATAGACCTTAACATGTGCGCCATGAGTGACGGAAGCACGGAACTTAATAAAGACGACTGGGAACGCAGCGCAAATGAAATAAGGATGACTGCAGAAAAACTCTCCCTTGTTTTTTCTCAGTCGCATCCTCCTTACAGAAAAACAAAGGGCGGAGCGGCATATGAAGGTGAAGAAGAAGAACACTATCGAATGCTTACGGAGCGTTCACTGAAAATAAGTGCAATAGCAGGAGTAAAATGGGCGGTTCTTCATCCCGGAACGGAACTAGGGGATGATATGTTGGATATTGACGCAAATATAGAGCTAAATCATCAACTGAACGATTCCTTCGTTGAGCTTGCCGAAAAGCTGGGTATTGGGATCGCTTTTGAAAATATGCGGGACACTGCAAATTTCAGACGGTTCGGATCATCGGCCGAAGAACTTACATCTCTTGTAGATTCTTACAAGTCGACGCGAGTCGGAGCATGCTGGGATTTCGGGCATGCCAATCGCAATATGCACGATCAAAAACGAGCCATAAAATTACTGGGAAAACGATTGAAAGCAACGCACGTAAACGATAACAGCGGAAATATTCTGGACGAACACACCATTCCGTTTATGGGAAACATTGATTGGAAATCTGCCGTATCCGCACTTCGTGAAATAAACTATGAAGGCGATCTGATATATGAGTTGTCGGTAACAAAAAATATGCCCATGGAATTAAAGGTAGAGACTATGAAGTTTGCGAAAAAAATCGGAGAGTATCTGCTTTTGCTTTAA
- a CDS encoding extracellular solute-binding protein, translated as MKKLTVLLLVLLSFGNYVFASGGKEAQGNVENTAIQSGTQAKEEKSPVLTFMTTKTTVDMSKEQPYKLYKQVTGYDIKWESLASSEQLMLLIAAGEKKDMITVTDDQLSRVIAEGAAMDITDLINKYGPDIKKAIPTLFTSTTVNGRIYAIPSVKAAQGFSRYNILSRMDLMNKMGVSEPKNIDEFYGLLKRIQKDYPDMIPLGMDNEPMESHLVANITSGFGFRGEWMENASKTALVPYFKASGFRDYVEFMAKLYSEGLIDQDFPALTRRDKFTKFSAGKTFMLNDSWDGCRTYVQTLREAVPDSLVEPIAWLKDKNGIAHAEIPTGADYFAVIPVTSEHPVETIKAINEILKKENQIFLAAGEEGVHWKRNTENGGYTPIQPKFNDDKLNAHLFFTSLRSEVDYNLIWQARLYKSADMYRIATHTRALTKACEDEAYNPTAMAPAVTVIDNYVALQSYMKDGVIQIITGKRPLKYLDNLIGYWNSNGGEKVEKFYSDFYRGKKH; from the coding sequence ATGAAAAAGTTGACGGTTTTACTGTTGGTTCTGTTGTCGTTCGGTAATTATGTGTTTGCATCCGGCGGCAAAGAAGCGCAAGGCAATGTGGAAAATACTGCCATTCAATCGGGAACACAGGCAAAAGAAGAGAAAAGCCCTGTTTTAACCTTTATGACGACCAAGACAACGGTTGATATGTCGAAAGAACAGCCTTATAAGCTTTATAAACAAGTAACAGGCTATGATATAAAGTGGGAGTCCTTGGCAAGTTCGGAACAGCTTATGTTACTGATCGCCGCCGGTGAAAAAAAGGATATGATTACCGTAACGGATGATCAGCTTTCACGCGTTATTGCCGAAGGCGCCGCCATGGATATAACCGATCTGATAAATAAATACGGTCCTGATATAAAGAAAGCCATTCCTACTTTATTTACTTCTACGACTGTGAACGGCAGAATATACGCCATTCCCAGCGTAAAAGCCGCTCAGGGCTTTTCAAGGTATAATATTCTTTCTCGTATGGATCTTATGAACAAGATGGGAGTATCGGAGCCTAAGAATATAGACGAGTTTTACGGACTTTTAAAAAGAATTCAAAAGGATTATCCCGACATGATTCCGCTTGGAATGGATAACGAGCCCATGGAAAGTCATCTCGTAGCAAATATCACAAGCGGTTTCGGATTTCGCGGAGAGTGGATGGAAAATGCTTCCAAAACGGCGCTTGTTCCGTATTTTAAGGCTTCGGGATTCAGAGATTATGTAGAGTTTATGGCTAAACTGTATAGCGAAGGATTGATAGACCAGGATTTTCCGGCGTTAACCCGAAGAGATAAATTTACGAAATTCTCTGCAGGAAAAACCTTTATGCTAAATGATTCATGGGACGGTTGCAGAACCTATGTGCAGACTTTGAGAGAAGCCGTGCCTGATTCTCTTGTAGAACCTATTGCGTGGTTAAAAGATAAAAATGGCATAGCTCACGCAGAAATCCCGACCGGTGCGGATTACTTTGCAGTAATTCCCGTTACATCCGAACATCCTGTTGAAACCATAAAAGCGATTAATGAAATTCTGAAAAAGGAAAATCAGATTTTCCTGGCTGCCGGCGAAGAAGGGGTTCATTGGAAACGCAATACGGAAAACGGCGGGTATACGCCCATTCAGCCTAAATTTAATGACGACAAATTGAACGCGCATCTTTTCTTTACGTCTTTGCGCAGCGAAGTTGACTATAATTTAATCTGGCAGGCAAGGCTTTATAAGAGCGCCGATATGTACAGAATAGCTACTCACACGAGAGCTCTCACTAAGGCTTGTGAGGATGAAGCGTATAATCCTACGGCAATGGCGCCTGCAGTTACGGTGATAGATAATTATGTCGCTTTACAGTCTTATATGAAAGACGGCGTGATTCAGATTATTACGGGAAAACGCCCGTTAAAATATCTTGATAATCTTATCGGGTACTGGAATTCAAACGGCGGTGAAAAAGTCGAAAAATTCTATTCGGACTTTTACCGAGGAAAAAAGCATTAA
- a CDS encoding purine-cytosine permease family protein — protein MSNESKTTQTANDVNDSYVEYDVYEPVSSQHRYSSFRDMASTWTVANANPTSWYVGSTLGILGFGAAMAVTMLGNIATYLILAIVGAMGFVVGTSNMGLARVPFGIVGSKAPSVVNALQFVGWCGVNTYIAAIPLSNMLSGMLGLPATNVTLMFSVLIIMAITALISLLGGSRTMAIAQSVAVICLIILSVWLTIRIFQNFAFKEIMDWVPPADSGMTFGSGIDALAALGFAWIMAVADYTRYTKTKQAATIAPMLGATFGMVWFCLIGSVSAIAVAIQNGVFDPNMSDPGSVASMLGMGQIANIMIVVSTIAVNMINVYSGGYSTSNFSTKLKPRASMTIIAILATILALVPFFLGSFLDTFQAFLGYLGAVFPPCIAIMIADYVVIRKKNYVADDFNKKGGLYWYNNGVNWRAIVVWLLGAICYFISLRIPFIMDTIGAVFTCFIFTFVVYVLVGKEKNA, from the coding sequence ATGTCTAACGAATCAAAAACAACTCAAACAGCGAATGATGTGAACGATTCTTATGTTGAATACGACGTTTATGAACCCGTATCCAGTCAACATCGTTACTCTTCCTTTCGTGACATGGCGTCAACTTGGACTGTTGCAAATGCCAATCCAACATCATGGTATGTAGGTAGTACGCTCGGTATCTTGGGTTTCGGTGCAGCTATGGCTGTTACGATGCTCGGTAACATTGCTACCTATTTAATACTTGCAATTGTTGGTGCAATGGGATTTGTTGTAGGTACGTCAAACATGGGACTCGCCCGTGTTCCCTTTGGCATTGTCGGCAGTAAAGCACCGTCGGTTGTCAATGCACTGCAATTTGTCGGCTGGTGTGGTGTCAATACGTATATTGCTGCCATTCCGCTCAGCAACATGCTTAGTGGAATGCTTGGTTTACCGGCAACCAACGTAACTTTGATGTTTTCTGTATTGATTATCATGGCTATCACTGCGTTGATTTCGCTCTTAGGAGGATCCCGCACAATGGCAATTGCGCAGAGTGTTGCTGTAATTTGTCTAATTATTTTAAGTGTATGGCTTACTATTCGTATTTTCCAAAACTTTGCTTTTAAAGAAATTATGGACTGGGTACCGCCGGCTGATAGCGGTATGACTTTTGGCTCCGGTATTGATGCACTCGCGGCACTTGGTTTTGCTTGGATTATGGCTGTTGCAGACTATACTCGTTATACCAAAACGAAACAAGCAGCGACCATTGCTCCAATGCTCGGCGCTACCTTCGGCATGGTGTGGTTCTGTCTTATTGGTAGTGTCAGTGCCATCGCTGTTGCTATTCAAAATGGTGTTTTTGATCCTAACATGTCGGATCCAGGTAGTGTTGCCAGTATGCTCGGTATGGGGCAAATTGCTAATATAATGATCGTCGTTTCAACTATTGCGGTAAATATGATTAATGTTTACTCTGGTGGTTATTCAACTTCAAACTTCAGTACAAAGCTCAAACCGAGAGCTTCGATGACAATTATTGCAATTTTGGCTACTATTTTGGCTTTGGTGCCGTTCTTCCTCGGTAGTTTCTTAGATACATTCCAAGCATTCTTGGGTTATCTCGGTGCAGTATTTCCTCCATGTATTGCTATCATGATTGCTGACTATGTTGTCATCCGCAAAAAAAACTATGTTGCTGATGACTTTAATAAAAAAGGCGGTCTCTATTGGTACAACAACGGCGTTAACTGGAGGGCTATTGTTGTTTGGTTGCTTGGCGCTATCTGTTATTTTATTAGCCTGCGCATTCCGTTCATAATGGACACAATTGGTGCAGTCTTTACGTGTTTTATCTTTACTTTTGTTGTGTATGTCTTAGTTGGTAAAGAAAAGAACGCGTAG
- a CDS encoding dipeptidase — MCFSIIAGKNATTTGNVLVGVNNDWPGYPGHIHFVPRKQHARDAVYTLSNGIKIPQVETTNAYTHTTTAYETGHYSESWWGGVNEHQVSVGMQGVYSFKSFTSKPGLEADDLTILVLERGKTARQSIEMLGELIEKYGFGVSAIEGAAGCCNISVADPNEGFFLEVAPGGIWCAKRVADDEAECRPNCFGTQVIDFDDPVNFLWSKNIVSHAVEQGWYDDKSGKPFNFYEIYSDNDSINEFGKASDPVNAYRRWRAVNLVSGKDFALEDMVYGAKVNRKLSVRDIADLISDSSEGSKYDLSKAPEAGQFKNPFWMETSTSVGWAGTVVSMVVEFRRDMPKEIGTLAWFSYGNTLISPFLPCYLGSEGMPHAYSIGEINEFDPKSAWWTFQDVGQLCYRNYQKIAKEWIIPVFRQFETEQFEVQPDLEAFLIKLYEKNPEAAKRLMRTYTHSQANTAMELAQQLSKEIKGRFLANTIIE, encoded by the coding sequence ATGTGTTTTTCAATTATTGCTGGTAAAAATGCGACGACAACAGGAAATGTTCTTGTTGGTGTTAACAATGACTGGCCCGGTTATCCGGGGCATATTCATTTTGTTCCGAGGAAACAACATGCAAGAGATGCGGTCTACACGCTTTCCAATGGTATAAAGATTCCACAGGTTGAAACAACAAATGCTTATACACATACTACGACAGCGTATGAAACAGGACATTACAGTGAGTCTTGGTGGGGCGGTGTGAATGAGCACCAAGTGTCTGTAGGTATGCAAGGTGTGTATTCTTTCAAATCTTTTACATCAAAACCCGGTCTTGAAGCTGATGACTTGACAATTTTAGTCTTGGAACGAGGCAAAACTGCTCGTCAGAGTATTGAAATGCTTGGTGAATTGATTGAAAAATATGGTTTTGGTGTTTCTGCGATTGAAGGGGCTGCTGGTTGCTGTAATATTTCTGTTGCTGACCCCAATGAAGGTTTCTTCCTCGAAGTTGCTCCCGGTGGTATCTGGTGTGCAAAGCGAGTCGCTGATGATGAGGCGGAGTGCCGTCCAAACTGTTTTGGCACACAAGTAATTGATTTTGATGATCCGGTTAACTTCCTTTGGTCAAAAAATATTGTTTCACACGCTGTCGAACAAGGTTGGTATGATGATAAATCCGGTAAACCTTTCAATTTCTATGAAATCTACTCTGATAATGATTCGATTAACGAGTTTGGCAAAGCAAGTGACCCTGTAAATGCTTACAGAAGATGGCGTGCCGTCAATCTTGTTTCAGGTAAAGATTTTGCTTTGGAAGACATGGTTTACGGCGCTAAAGTTAATCGCAAGTTGTCCGTTCGTGATATAGCAGATTTGATTAGCGATTCGTCAGAAGGCAGCAAATACGACTTGTCCAAAGCTCCAGAGGCAGGTCAGTTCAAAAATCCGTTCTGGATGGAAACTAGTACGAGCGTAGGATGGGCCGGTACTGTTGTCAGTATGGTCGTAGAATTTCGTCGAGACATGCCCAAGGAAATTGGCACACTTGCATGGTTTTCTTATGGCAATACTCTCATTTCACCTTTCCTTCCTTGTTATCTCGGTAGTGAAGGCATGCCCCATGCGTACTCAATTGGTGAAATAAATGAATTCGATCCGAAATCTGCGTGGTGGACTTTCCAAGATGTCGGTCAGCTTTGCTACCGTAATTATCAAAAGATTGCTAAGGAATGGATCATTCCTGTTTTCAGACAGTTTGAAACGGAACAATTTGAAGTTCAACCTGATTTGGAAGCTTTCTTAATTAAGTTGTATGAAAAAAATCCTGAGGCCGCAAAACGTTTGATGCGAACATATACACATTCTCAAGCGAACACGGCTATGGAGCTTGCTCAACAGCTATCCAAAGAAATAAAAGGGCGTTTCTTGGCAAACACAATTATTGAATAA
- a CDS encoding carbohydrate ABC transporter permease yields MKESNGEKIFHFVNDFIMILTALICLLPVVHIFARAFSGASAIGTGKVIFWPVQFHVKGITYILEYTGFLRSLLNSVIITIIGTVFALLCTILTAFALAHEKLKGRNVIIYIYVFSMIFNAGIVPHYFLIKNLHLLNTLWCLILPSVVSPYYTFVLKRGFESVPSALEEAAMIDGASWFTILRLVVLPVTKAQVATIVVFYSVHYWNKYFDAMVYITDNNLKPITMFLYDMVKHTNIIDFSGAYGSMTNLSQDVFNAATVFLTVIPILAVYPFMQKYFIKGAVAGAVKG; encoded by the coding sequence ATGAAAGAATCCAACGGTGAAAAAATATTTCATTTTGTAAACGATTTTATTATGATTTTGACGGCTTTGATCTGTCTGCTGCCGGTTGTTCATATATTCGCACGAGCTTTTTCCGGCGCTTCCGCAATCGGAACCGGAAAAGTTATATTTTGGCCGGTGCAGTTTCATGTTAAAGGTATTACCTATATTCTGGAATATACGGGGTTTTTACGTTCCCTTTTAAATAGCGTTATAATTACGATAATCGGGACTGTTTTTGCTCTGCTGTGTACAATATTAACGGCCTTTGCTCTCGCGCATGAGAAATTGAAAGGGCGAAACGTAATTATATACATATATGTTTTTTCCATGATATTTAATGCGGGCATTGTGCCTCACTATTTTCTGATAAAAAATCTTCATCTGTTGAATACCTTATGGTGTTTGATTTTGCCTTCCGTCGTGAGCCCTTATTATACATTTGTTCTAAAGCGCGGGTTTGAATCAGTTCCTTCCGCTCTTGAAGAGGCGGCGATGATCGACGGAGCTTCGTGGTTCACTATTTTAAGACTTGTAGTTCTGCCCGTAACTAAGGCACAGGTGGCCACTATTGTGGTTTTTTACAGCGTGCATTATTGGAATAAGTATTTTGACGCGATGGTCTATATAACGGATAATAATTTAAAGCCCATTACAATGTTTTTGTATGATATGGTAAAACATACCAATATCATAGACTTTTCCGGAGCTTACGGCAGTATGACAAATTTGAGTCAGGACGTGTTCAATGCGGCAACTGTCTTTTTAACTGTTATCCCGATTTTGGCCGTATATCCGTTTATGCAGAAGTATTTTATAAAAGGAGCGGTTGCCGGAGCGGTAAAGGGATGA
- a CDS encoding LacI family DNA-binding transcriptional regulator: MSITIKDVANDSKVSISTVSLVLNESPLVKLETRLKVQQSIKRLNYVPNKSARILITKVNKAIGVIRAGSDGEIWEGSFKGTSGSFFSGVMWGIEQEVSKAGYTMLVDWYKYDASMLPPIANRNYVDGLICVGGILKEAFLEELKETGLPVVLVGARDRSLDYIDVDSDEAVYQATKYIISCGHRKIAFLNGPKFSQSSGRKLRGYLRAVQEFGVSGKTSLFCKSFSGESGYMGCEKICSKNPRPTAFVCASDSIAIGAARYFYDNKIRCPDDVSIIGYENGPLAEYAIPALTTMDIGKSYLGQKAVSILMNRIINPKARHVGVLGAGVLCVRGSVSSLK; encoded by the coding sequence ATGAGCATTACGATTAAAGACGTGGCCAATGATTCCAAGGTTTCCATAAGCACTGTTTCTCTCGTTCTTAATGAGAGTCCTCTGGTGAAACTTGAAACCAGATTGAAAGTCCAACAATCGATAAAACGGTTAAATTATGTTCCGAATAAATCGGCAAGGATACTTATAACGAAGGTTAATAAAGCTATAGGGGTGATCAGAGCGGGCAGTGACGGTGAAATATGGGAAGGCAGTTTTAAGGGGACTTCAGGTTCGTTTTTTTCCGGAGTTATGTGGGGAATCGAGCAGGAAGTTTCAAAAGCAGGTTATACGATGCTTGTAGACTGGTACAAGTATGACGCTTCAATGCTTCCTCCTATAGCGAATAGGAACTATGTTGACGGTTTGATCTGTGTCGGCGGAATTTTAAAGGAAGCGTTTTTGGAGGAACTCAAGGAAACGGGGCTTCCCGTCGTGCTTGTGGGAGCCAGAGATCGGAGCTTGGATTATATAGATGTTGATTCGGACGAAGCTGTGTATCAGGCTACCAAATACATTATATCCTGCGGACATAGGAAAATAGCTTTTTTAAACGGTCCTAAGTTTTCACAGTCTTCCGGACGCAAACTCCGAGGATATCTGAGGGCTGTACAAGAGTTTGGAGTGAGCGGTAAAACTTCGCTTTTTTGCAAAAGCTTCAGCGGCGAGTCGGGATATATGGGGTGTGAAAAAATTTGCTCTAAAAATCCTAGACCGACGGCTTTTGTCTGTGCTTCCGATTCGATTGCAATCGGCGCGGCTCGTTATTTCTACGACAATAAAATCCGATGTCCCGATGATGTTTCGATTATCGGCTATGAAAACGGCCCCTTGGCCGAATATGCAATTCCCGCATTAACAACTATGGATATCGGTAAATCTTATTTGGGACAGAAAGCTGTTTCCATTCTCATGAACCGCATAATCAATCCTAAAGCAAGACATGTCGGGGTACTTGGGGCGGGAGTATTGTGTGTAAGGGGATCGGTATCATCGTTAAAATAA
- a CDS encoding ABC transporter permease: protein MIAFKQFKPLLGIAASPNVGLKHFKTLFSDPEVLRVILNTLEINFLMLLFVTPTSMLLALLINEITKKWLQRTVQTIIYIPHFFTWVVIFSVFYIVFASDGLVNHIVKALGGNNILFFINGNWFRFVLVVSGMWSRVGWGTIVYLAALTQIDQNLFDAAIVDGAGKFRQIVHISLPALLPVFVLMVTIKLGSIMTDGIGQILVFYNPAVYDSADIIGTYVYRIGLGRANFSYATAVGLFESLVGFIMVLISNVLSKKVTGKNVW from the coding sequence ATGATTGCTTTTAAGCAATTTAAACCGCTGCTTGGAATTGCCGCCAGTCCGAATGTGGGATTAAAACACTTTAAAACTCTTTTTTCGGATCCGGAAGTTTTAAGAGTTATCTTGAATACGCTTGAAATAAATTTTTTAATGCTTTTGTTTGTCACGCCGACTTCAATGTTGCTGGCGCTCTTGATCAATGAAATTACAAAAAAATGGCTTCAGCGAACGGTTCAAACCATAATATATATTCCCCATTTTTTTACTTGGGTAGTTATTTTTTCCGTATTCTATATTGTGTTTGCATCGGACGGCCTTGTTAACCACATAGTTAAGGCATTGGGAGGCAACAATATTTTATTCTTTATAAACGGAAACTGGTTCCGCTTTGTTCTTGTTGTGTCGGGAATGTGGAGCCGCGTCGGATGGGGAACCATTGTTTATCTTGCCGCCCTGACTCAGATTGATCAAAATCTGTTTGACGCCGCAATAGTGGACGGGGCCGGAAAATTCCGTCAGATAGTTCATATTTCATTGCCGGCTCTTTTACCCGTATTCGTTTTGATGGTTACAATAAAATTGGGTTCTATTATGACGGACGGAATCGGACAAATATTGGTTTTTTACAATCCGGCAGTTTATGATTCCGCCGATATTATCGGAACATACGTGTATCGTATCGGACTAGGCAGAGCCAATTTCAGCTATGCAACTGCGGTGGGACTGTTTGAGTCTCTCGTAGGTTTTATTATGGTACTTATTTCAAATGTTCTCAGCAAAAAAGTTACCGGAAAAAATGTTTGGTAG